The following is a genomic window from Miltoncostaea oceani.
TGTGATCCGGGGGAGCACCGCTCGCCGTCCGGGCGTCCTCTTCCAGGCGTGCGTGGAGACCCTCCCGCCGTCCCTCGGCACGCCGCTGATTGGCGAGCGTGCGACGTGCGACGCCAAGCAGCCACGGCCGGGGCTCGGCGGGCACATCGGCCAGGCGGCGCCAGGCGACCGTGAAGACCTCGGCGGCGACATCCGCCGCGACGTCGTCGGGCGCCCGTCGTCGCCCGTAGGCCAGCACCGCCGCGTAGTGCTCGCGCCAGAGGGCTTCGAGTCGGTCGGCATCGCGGTCGCGGTCGTCCATGTCCATCCGGTCAATGTCCGGCAGGAAGGCCCACGTTACGCGGCTCGTTCCCGATTGAGTGGAGGAGGCCGGGCGGCACGGGCTGGTTGGCCCCGACGGACCGGTGACCGCGGTCCTGGCCCCGGCAGCTGCCGATGACGAGCCGTGAGCGTCATGCGCGCAGCTTCGTCGGTCCAAGCGCCCCAGCCCGCCCCAGGCAGCCCGCGGGCCGAGCTTGTTGAGCACCATGAGGCTCGAGGGCGAGCACGCGGGGGTGCTGCGGTGCCCGTAAGGTTTCTACCGTGGACTGGACAGTCTTCAGCGTCGCCGTCACCGGAGCCGTGGCAACCGTGGCCGCAGCACTTCTCTCGCCTTGGTTCGCCGGGAAGACGGAGCGTTTCAGGCTGCGCGAGACACGAGAAGATCTACGCCAGGCGCGCCGCCTGGATGCGCTCTATGCCTTTCAGGAGGCATTCCAGAAGGCGGAGGTGGCTGCGTTCTCCGTCGTGCGACTCGGCTTCGCCGTTCTGCGAGAGGACGAGATGCGTTCAGCCACCCCCTGGGCCGACGCTGAAGTGCGGTTCGGTGAGGCCATTGCCGCCGGTCGCCTCGCGGCTGCTCGCATCGTTGACGACGATCTGGTCGCCGGCTTCGATGCCTGGACAGGGGAGTACGGGAGGCTTCTCGCTTCACTCAATCCGGACACCTGGGCGGCGCGACCTGAAGCACAACGAGCCGCGGCGGTAATCGAGTCGCAGATCCCCCTGACGGAAGTTGGGAATCGTGTCAGGGACAGGATCCGCGAGTTGATTCCCGAGCTGGGCGGCTGAGTAGCCCGTCGTCTGCGGCTCGCCGAGCGAAGCCGGCGGCCGTGGCGAGGGTGCGGGTGGACCGCCCGGCGGTCCAAGCCCCTTGAGCACATGGTCTACGACCTGAAGGGCCGCCCCTACCACGTGGCGTCAGGTCCAGGGCCTGTGGGATGATCTGCCCATGCCGCTCGTCATCGTCGCGGTTCTCCTCGCCGCCGTGATCCTCGCCGCTCTCCTGATCCTCATGGCGGCGAGCGCGGCCGAGAGCGCGGTGCGGCTGGCGGGCATCGAGCGGCGGCGCGATCACCTACGCCGTGTCGGCGAGGCGACCCACGACGTCCAGCTCGCGGCAGACCACTACCAGCGCGCGATGGACTCCTCTCTCGAGCGGAGCTCCGGCGACGGGGTCCTCGCCCGGCGCGCTGAGGAGGTCCGCGACGCCGCCCATCGTTATCAGGAGACGTGCAGGCGTCTGGTGCGCGTCCTCGCGGGCGGTTCACGCCCGCCTGGGAGCCGGCACCTCCTCGACCTGCTCACCGATCCACACCACCCGGAGGCAGTCGCGACGGCGCGGCCGGCCGACGGGTCCTCGACGAACTCGTGCACCTGCAGGACGCCCTCGACGCCGCCGTCGTCCCCCTCGGACGCCCGGATGCGCTCTGGCGCCTCCGGGCGTCCTGGCGTGTCGCACTGCGATCCGCGAGGGCTCGCTTCCGGCGCGAGACAGCCTGAGCGCGACCACGGCGACGGCCGGAACGCTCGGTCGATGGCGAGGCTCTCCTACCGGCTCTCGGAGACCGAGATGTCGATAGGGCCGCCGTTCGGATTGGTGAGGGTCGCCCAGGCCGCGATGCGAGTTCCCTCCGCCGATCCGGCGTCGAGCGGCCACGTGTTCTTGGCATGGGGAGCGACGACGGTGGCGCTCGACCAGGTGCCGGATCGGTCCATCGATGCCGAGACCACATCGGCGCTCGACTGAGGGGCAAGCGACAGCAACCGTGACCAGAGGGCCGTGGGCGACTGCCCTCCGGCCAGGGAGAGGCTCGTCGAGGGCGGGCCGCGGTAGAGGCCCGGGCCGGCCGGGAGCGTGAAGGTGTCGAGGACCGCAGGTGGTGAGGGGGCTCCGGGGTTCGCCCCCAGTCGCGCGGCACGGATCGTGATGCTCTCCGACGGGACGGCCCATCGCACCCATGCGACGACCAGACCCTCGGCATCCGGTTGGGCCACCACGGTGCCGAAGCCGTTGACCGGGCCGCGGTCCAGTTCACTCGCTTCACTCCAGTCCACCCCGTCCGCCCGGCTTGCGACGAGCGCCGTCGCACCTCGTGCAGGACGCGCCCACATCAGGTTGAGACGCCCCTGAGCGTCGTAGGCGAGCGTCGGTTGCGCGCTGTCAGCGACGGAGGGATCGGGCAGCGCCATGTCACGCCAGAGCGCTCCGGCTGCCTCGCTTCGCGTCACAGCGAGCTGCAGCCGGGGCTTCGCGGAGCTGCCGCGGTTGATCGACGTCGCGAGGACCGCCTCTCCGCCCGGGCCGACGACCAGCTCGGGTGTGCTGAATACGTCGCCTGTATCCAGTACGGCGACGGGGTCGCTCCACCCCGCGGATGACCGGCGCGCCACGGAGATCGCGCCCCGTGGCCCCAGCGTGCTCCAGGCGACGACGGCCTCCCCGTCTTGCCCGATGGCCGCCTTCGGAAAGTAGGACCCGCTGATGACGGGTGCGATGACCTGGGGCTCTCCCCAGCGCCCGCCGGCGGGGCGGACGCTCGCCAGCAAGACGGTTCGTGAGCGGCTCCAGAAGGCGAAGGCGACGACGCCATCGCCTCGCTGATTGACCGCCATGGAGATGTCGCGGATGCGCCACAGCTGGGAATCGACGATCGGCGCGGGGGTGCTCCAGCGGCCGCCGAGCGGGCGTTCTGCGCTCATGAGCGCCCACTGCCCACCGCTGCGCTCGGACCAGACGGCAACGCTCGTACCGTCGTCGCTGGTCGCGCTCTCAGTGCTGCCGACGAGTCCGGCCGGGGAGAGGGTCACCGGTGCGCTCCATCCCGCCGGTGAGTCATCAGCCCGAAGAACGACGATCACGAGCGCCGCGACCGCGACCGCGACCGCGACCGCGACGCCGAGTGTCATCCACCGGCGCGTCATCCGCCACCGCCGCGGGCAGGAGGCGATCCATCGGCCACCGCGACGATCACTGCCGGTGACGAGCCACCGCCGACCCAGGCGAGCGCGCTCGTGCCGTCCTGGCCGATCGCGAGCGCCAGATGGAAGCTGACGCCGTCGATTCTCGCCCGCTCGATGGCGCCCGACAGCCCGGCGCGACGCTCGACGACGCTCTGATTGGGCTCGATCGTGCCGCGCACGAGGACGGTCGCGCGCGAGGGGTCCACGCCGAGGGCCGCCGAGAACGGCCGACCGGCCACAGGGCGTAGGGCGAGGGGCTCCCATTCACCGCCGACCGGTGCCTGGAAGGCGGACGACGAGTCGGGCAGCAGAACGGCGGTTCCCCCGTCGGCCATGGCAGCGAGCGCGCGCAGGTCGTTGAAGCCAGGGGCGGTCCGGCCGACGAGCGTCTCCGTGCTCCAGGCTCCCGAGGCATCGGCCGTGACCGCCCAGATGACCCCGGGCTGGTCGAGGTTGCGGGTGCCGCTCCAGGCGGCGACCGCCGTGCCGGCGGAGTCGATGGCCGTGGCCGGATAGGGCGGGTTGATCGTGGGCGTCCCGATCTCCGACGAAGCGCCCCACCCCGGGCGAGTCCCAAAGCGCGCGACCTGGAGCGTGTAGCGACGCTCGAGCCCCTGTCCGGCCCGGTTCGACCAGATGAGCGCGGCCCGCCCGGAGGGATCGATCGACAGCTGCGGGTCGACCGCCTCGCCAGGGCCGGATCCGACGCGCACCGGCGTCAGCCACGCGCCCGAGCTCGTGCGGGTGGACGACCAGACGGCGCCTCCCTGGTCCCAGGTCGCGACGCTCGAGCCGTCGGCGAAGACCCCGAGGCCCGGCGATTCCAGATCGCGGACGGTTGCGCTCTGGGGAGACACGTCCTCCGCGGCGCCCCAGACGCCCTCGGCCGAGCGGTGGCGCCCGACCACGGCCCAGCGGCGTGCGACGAGATCCGATAGCTCACCCGCCGGGGCGCCGCTCGGCAGCCGGAAGGTCTGGGTGATGCGCCGTCCCGCCGTGCGCTCACGCCAGATGACGGTGGTCCCGCCCTCGGCGTCCGAGCCGATCGCCGGGTAGGAGGCGCGCCGTGACGGGTCGGAGATCCGCTCGGGCTCCGACCAGGCGGCTCCGGGCAGGCGTGTCGCGACGACGATGCGGCCCGCGCGGGCCCACGCCACCGTCACCGTCCCGCGTCCATCGATCGCGAGCACCGGTGGGCCGTCGATCTGACTGACCGGCCGACCGACGACCTCGGGGGCCCCGAACGAGAGAGAAGCCGCCGGCCCGCGCGCAGGCTCCGAGCCGCCGCGGCTGATCAGCGTCGCGGCGACGGCGGCGCCGGCCGTCAGCAGCAGGGCTGCGGCGACGAGCAGGCGCGAGCCGTGGCGCGGCCGCGGCGCGAGGGCCGCCCACCGGCGCGCGGGTGAGGATGGCGCCTCGATGCCGATCGCCGCGCGGGCGCGTGCCTCGGCGCGCTCGCTCGGCTCCGGCCAGGCCGGGCGCACATCGCGAAGCTGCTGCTCGAGGTCAGGCACGGGGGGTCTCCGCGAGTCGTTCGCGCAGATCGGCCAGCGCGCGGGAGAGGCGGGAGTTGACCGTGCCGAGGGGAAGCTCGAGGGCCTCGGCGATCTCCGGCGGGGTGAGATCGAGCCAGTAGCGCATCACGATGACCGAACGACGCTCCACGGGCAGGCGGGCGACCGCCGCCTGCAGGTCACCGTCCGCGTCCGACCGGTCGACCCACTCCACGCTCGGGCTGTCATGGTCCTCGAGGTGGGTGAGGCGCCCTTCCGAGCGCAGGACGTCGATCGCACGCCGGGTGGTGATCTGTGCGATCCATGCCCCGAAGCGCGCCGGCTCCCCGAGATCGCCGAGCTTGGCGAAGGCGCGCACGAACGCATCCTGGGCGATGTCATCGGCGAGTGCCCGGCGCCCTGAGACGGCGAAAGCGCGTCTCCAGACCGACGGCCAGTGCCGACGAAAGAGCTCCGCGCGCGCCTCGGGCACCCCGTCGCGGGCGCGTTCGACAAGACCCTGGTCGTCAGATCGCATGAGGTCCACACACTGTCTGACGAGCGAGGTGGGCGAACGCGTCCCGGTGTCGCGCGCCGCCGGCGGCCAAATGCCGCCGCCCCTGTTCCCCGGCATCCGGACGTGGCCCTCGGCGCCCGCAGGGATGGATCGGTGGGTGGCCGGATGTTTTTCGGCACACCGATGATGTCCAGGCCACCGACGCGCGAACACGCCAAGAGAGCGGCCGGTGCCGCTCTCTTGGCCTGGATCTCGGATCGTGACCACAGCCGCTCCGCCGGTCGGGCATGCCGAGACCGGCACGCGCTCGGATCCGACGATCAGCGCTGCAGACGGGGCCGATGGGAAACGGGTGCTGACCCGAAGTTGGCCTGGAGGGTCGAGTGCGGAGGACGCCTAAACAGAACCCGCATCCCCGGTGTCTGTATGGATGGGACGAGTCACCGAGCGGGAGCGGTCGATGGATGCGGGTGTCGTGACAGAGCAGCAGTCGATCCACAACGGTGGCGCCACGGCGGAGGATCTCGAGGAGCTCTATCGCGCCCGACTCGACGTGTTCGTGCGGGTCGCGGCGGCGATCACCGGCGACCGCGATTCCGCCCGCGATGCGGTCCACGATGCCTTCGCGGCGTCCCTTCGCGATCTCGCAGCCTTCCGGCGGGAGGCGGCGCTCGAGAGCTGGGTCTGGACCGCGGTAGTCAACAGCGCGCGCAATCAGCGTCGCGGGCGCCGCCGGCGTCTGCGGCATGAGGACCCCGCAGCCACACCTGAGGCGACGGCCACCGCCGTTCCGCCGCTCGACCCTGAGATCCGGGCCATGGTCGCCGCGCTCCCGGAGCGGCAGCGCCTGATGCTGTTCCTGCGGTACTTCGCAGACCTCGACTACGCGACGATCGGAGCCGTCACGGGTGTGAGCACGGGAACCGTCAGCGCGACGCTCAGCGCCGCTCATTCCGCTCTTCGAACGGCCATGGAGACAGGAGGGCACCGATGACTGACGGCCGCGACCCCGAGGTCATGGCTCTGCTGGACCGGCACACGCCGGATCTCGACGAGCGATCAGATTGGCCGCGCGTGCTGCGGGAGGCGAAGACGGCCCGACCGACTCCCTCTCGCAGGTTCCGGCACCTCCGCTGGATCCCGACCGTCGTCGGCGCAGTCGGTCTCGCTGCTCTCATCGGGGCCCTGATCATCGCTACGCCGACCGGACGCGAGACGAGTGCGCCGCCGACCGCCGGCACGGCCAAGCCGATCACGACGGTCAGGGCCTACCTCCGAGACGAGGCAACGATCGCCGAGGTCGGGCACCTCAGAGCCGCCCTCGCCCGGCTGCTGAAGGACGGCCGCATCACCTCGTTCCGTTACGAGTCGAAGAGCGCCGCCCTTGAGCGCCTGCGTTCGCGTCTGAAGAACCCATCAATCCTCGATGAGTTGCCCGCGAACCCGGTGCCCGCGAGCTTCGTCGTCGATCTCGCCCCAGGGATTGGAGGTAAGGGTCTCGCTCGGGTGCTGGCCTCGGAGCCCGCGATCGATTCAGGGCTCGGGGTCCGATGAGCAGCGTCCCTGGTTTCGGGAGAACCCGGCTCGCCTGTGGAAAGGGGCCGTCTGCAGAGTGAGAAGAGCCGACCCCGGTGCGACGAATACAGGCAAGTGCCCCCGGACGTCAGCGCATCGGGCCTCGGTATCCCCTTGGGACGCGAGCGATCCCCAGGCGAGCGCTCGCCGCGCTTCTGGGACCGCAAGCTTCCCCGGGGGCGTCCTGATGGATGCGTCGCCCTTCGGTATTTCCACTCGGCGATGGATGCAGACGGGCCGTTCGCGAGTCTCATTGGGGTATGAACGTCTCCCCGAGCGATGAAGAACTCGTTGGCGAGGCTCGCGCCGGGTCGCGCGATGCGGCCGGACGTCTCTTCGATCGGCACTGGCGCGTGGTCTGGCGGGCCGCCTACGCAGTCTCGGGCAGCTCGGAGGGAGCCGAGGATTGCGCGCAGGACGCATTCATGCGGGCCTTCGCCCACCTCGGCGACTACCGCGGCCCGAGCTTCCGGGCGTGGGTCACCCGTATCGCCGTGAACAGGAGCCTCGACCACCTCCGCCGCGCGCGACGCCTCACGCCGATCAGCGAGGAGACCGTCGATCCCTCGGTGAGGATGCCCGCCCCCGACGCGGCCCTCGATCGGGCGCTCCGGGATCTGTCCGCCGACAAGAGGGCGATCGTCGTCCTGCGCTTCTGGCTCGGATACAGCCCTCCCGAGGTCGCCGATCTGCTCGGACTGCCGCTCGGGACGGTCCACTCGCGTCTGTCGCGCGCGCTCAATCAGCTGCGAGAAGACCTGGAGGTGACCGATGTCGAGCGAGCTTGAAGAGCGACTCCGTCGCGCGGGTGGGGATCTCCCCGAGCCCCCGGCCGAGGCGACGGCGCGCATCCGGTCGGCAGCCCTCGAGAGCCTCTCCGCTCCCCTCGTGCCGTCCCGCCTTCGCCGCACCGCCGTCGCGCTTCGCAGGCCGATCGGGATCCTTGCGACGGCGGGTGCCTTCGGGGGTATCGCCGTCCTCCTGGGACTCCTCATCGTCGCAGGGCCTTCCTCGGAGGACCCTGTTCCCGGATCGCTCCGTCCCGACCTGTCCTCCCTTACGAGTGTGCGCACCTGTCTGGAGCCGCGACTGCGCGAGCCCTGTGTGGCGGGCACGCCGCAGGTGCGCGCCGCGACGCCTGCCCTCCGCAACGCACCCTGGCTCTACGGCACCCCCGTGCGTCGACTCGGAAGCGAGCGGCCGCGCCCCTCGCTGATCTTCCCGGCGGGAACCACTTACGGGCAGGCACTCGATGCCCTCTATGTCTCGGCTGTCCTGACCGGGGCCCTGCCCCCCAACACGACCCTCGGTCCGCCTCTGCCGCAGGGCGCGGTGTTGCTCCGACCGACAGATCCCGCTCAGGGGATCGCCATCGACCTGCGCGCGCCGTTCGGCTACACGCCTCCGCACGGCATGATCTTCGGCGCCATCTACTCCGGGACGCCGAGTGGGCCGACACGCGGCCGCCTCTGGCCACCCGGGCTGCGGATCGCCGTGCCGACGCTGCCCGTGTGCATGATCATCAGCAACCGCGCCTCGGTACCGCCGAAATGCGGCCCGAGTGACGGGCCGAGCATTCGCGGAACTGACCGCAGCATCCAGGCGCTTCCGAAGGTCATGGTCGCCGCGGATCTCGTCCCCGGCTATGCGTCCGTGGCCGGGCCCGTGGTCAGTCGCTCGCCGGCGAGCTGGTTCTCGGGAGCCCGGATCGGGGTGGGGTCGGCCGACGGCGTGCTGG
Proteins encoded in this region:
- a CDS encoding RNA polymerase sigma factor, giving the protein MDMDDRDRDADRLEALWREHYAAVLAYGRRRAPDDVAADVAAEVFTVAWRRLADVPAEPRPWLLGVARRTLANQRRAEGRREGLHARLEEDARTASGAPPDHTGDAVRSALTRLTAREREALLLTAWDGLGRAEAAAVCGCTETAFRVRLHRARRRFAAALGPDRAIPEPTGPITTPDQEGTR
- a CDS encoding sigma-70 family RNA polymerase sigma factor, giving the protein MPGNRGGGIWPPAARDTGTRSPTSLVRQCVDLMRSDDQGLVERARDGVPEARAELFRRHWPSVWRRAFAVSGRRALADDIAQDAFVRAFAKLGDLGEPARFGAWIAQITTRRAIDVLRSEGRLTHLEDHDSPSVEWVDRSDADGDLQAAVARLPVERRSVIVMRYWLDLTPPEIAEALELPLGTVNSRLSRALADLRERLAETPRA
- a CDS encoding RNA polymerase sigma factor, translated to MDAGVVTEQQSIHNGGATAEDLEELYRARLDVFVRVAAAITGDRDSARDAVHDAFAASLRDLAAFRREAALESWVWTAVVNSARNQRRGRRRRLRHEDPAATPEATATAVPPLDPEIRAMVAALPERQRLMLFLRYFADLDYATIGAVTGVSTGTVSATLSAAHSALRTAMETGGHR
- a CDS encoding permease-like cell division protein FtsX is translated as MLREAKTARPTPSRRFRHLRWIPTVVGAVGLAALIGALIIATPTGRETSAPPTAGTAKPITTVRAYLRDEATIAEVGHLRAALARLLKDGRITSFRYESKSAALERLRSRLKNPSILDELPANPVPASFVVDLAPGIGGKGLARVLASEPAIDSGLGVR
- a CDS encoding RNA polymerase sigma factor, with amino-acid sequence MNVSPSDEELVGEARAGSRDAAGRLFDRHWRVVWRAAYAVSGSSEGAEDCAQDAFMRAFAHLGDYRGPSFRAWVTRIAVNRSLDHLRRARRLTPISEETVDPSVRMPAPDAALDRALRDLSADKRAIVVLRFWLGYSPPEVADLLGLPLGTVHSRLSRALNQLREDLEVTDVERA
- the mreC gene encoding rod shape-determining protein MreC, with amino-acid sequence MSSELEERLRRAGGDLPEPPAEATARIRSAALESLSAPLVPSRLRRTAVALRRPIGILATAGAFGGIAVLLGLLIVAGPSSEDPVPGSLRPDLSSLTSVRTCLEPRLREPCVAGTPQVRAATPALRNAPWLYGTPVRRLGSERPRPSLIFPAGTTYGQALDALYVSAVLTGALPPNTTLGPPLPQGAVLLRPTDPAQGIAIDLRAPFGYTPPHGMIFGAIYSGTPSGPTRGRLWPPGLRIAVPTLPVCMIISNRASVPPKCGPSDGPSIRGTDRSIQALPKVMVAADLVPGYASVAGPVVSRSPASWFSGARIGVGSADGVLADSPVVFVTSSGPVLVGRVTKASSRTAEVAFITDGRSVVGATVSRAGSRPGVLRSPAVGKLVLERVPGSMSGEVVVTSGLAAGTGPSIYPRGLRIGLVARVGDPGSRPGQEIEVVPTRDPGSLTELTVLVPRTG